The Corynebacterium tuberculostearicum genome window below encodes:
- a CDS encoding tRNA (adenine-N1)-methyltransferase, with protein sequence MAYSGPFAYGDRVQLTDAKRRHYTVILEEGGQFHSHKGIINHDDIVGMDEGSVIESTLGSSFLLFRHLMVDHVLSMPRGAAVIYPKDAAQILVEGDIFMGARVLEAGAGSGALSMSLLRAVGPEGHVYSYEVRDDHLEYAVDNVKEYFGEQPEWWSPRLGDLGDVTAQDLGGPVDRVVLDMLEPWEHLETVRDLLIPGGVFMTYVATVPQLMKVMEGIRELKCFTEPKAWESLVREWKVEGLATRPEHRMNAHTAFLIWTRRLADGVTPPRPQRRARK encoded by the coding sequence ACGCCAAGCGGCGCCACTACACGGTCATTTTGGAAGAAGGAGGCCAGTTCCACTCCCACAAGGGCATCATTAACCATGATGACATCGTGGGTATGGACGAGGGCTCGGTTATTGAGTCCACGCTTGGCTCCTCCTTCCTCCTCTTCCGTCACCTGATGGTGGATCACGTGCTGTCCATGCCGCGCGGTGCCGCGGTGATCTATCCCAAGGATGCGGCGCAGATTTTGGTAGAGGGCGATATCTTCATGGGTGCGCGCGTGCTCGAGGCCGGCGCTGGCTCCGGTGCGCTGTCTATGTCCCTGCTGCGCGCCGTGGGCCCAGAGGGGCATGTGTATTCCTATGAGGTGCGCGATGATCACCTGGAGTATGCGGTAGATAACGTCAAGGAATACTTTGGCGAGCAGCCCGAGTGGTGGTCGCCGCGCCTCGGCGATTTGGGCGATGTCACCGCTCAGGACTTGGGTGGGCCGGTAGACCGCGTGGTCCTCGATATGCTCGAGCCCTGGGAGCACCTGGAGACCGTGCGCGATCTTCTGATCCCTGGCGGAGTGTTCATGACCTACGTGGCAACGGTGCCGCAGTTGATGAAGGTCATGGAAGGAATTCGCGAGCTCAAGTGCTTTACCGAGCCTAAGGCCTGGGAATCTCTGGTGCGCGAATGGAAGGTGGAAGGCCTGGCTACCCGCCCGGAGCACCGTATGAATGCGCATACCGCCTTCCTTATCTGGACCCGCCGCCTGGCCGATGGCGTGACCCCTCCGCGCCCGCAGCGCCGAGCCCGCAAGTAG